The Caretta caretta isolate rCarCar2 chromosome 27, rCarCar1.hap1, whole genome shotgun sequence DNA segment TATTTGCAACAGTTAAAAAATTTATTGAAAAACAGCAGTAAATAGAATGTTTCTTTTAGCACCCATAAAAGACTACATCTCAGTGAAGTGAGAAGAGAAAGCAGATACTAGAACCCTTATTTTTAAGATGGGGAACTCTTAAGCCActtaaaattctacatttgtccAGAACACTTCCTTGTTTTTGGTTCTGTCTGTAGGCACATATAGGAGGATCCTCTGTTCCATTTTCATGTTGCTTATTTAGCTGGCCTTTCTTCAACTGACTGGACTTTTGATGAGACTATTTTGCCGTCCACCAGCTCTTCAACAATTGTCTTAACCATTCTAGTTTTAGAtggttctaaaaataaaatattaatagtaTTATCCATTCAAGATATTAAAATAAAGAATCAAATAACATAAAAAGTTGTGGTCCAGTTAAATAAACATAGGACAGTATGCCTTAGGACAGTGTAAACTTTCATGgcaaaaattataaatatatatgtatatatataggaCCTTTATTTGTTACTTTGCTGAAATACATAGTGCAGCAGAAAGTTACCTTCAAACATGAAAAAGAGGTTGAAATCTTAACTTTGACAGATAGTGGTGTACATTAAAATCTTTGaggctttttttctttataacgAGTTACTAATTTTATTTCACCATTTCAGGCTCAATCCTCTGGGTTATTACTTGTCTCCTGATAACCTCAAGGGGAGTTGAAGGTTCCTAGCACTTCACAGGAAGCACTCAGCACTTTAAAGAACTGGGGCCTGATTCAGTGCCCAGTGAGGACAATGggaaactttccattgacttcaatggggattgGATCAGGTCTTCAGTAAGTAATTACTTATACAAATATAAGTTACCAAGATCTGAAGAGTTCTTTTCTGGCAGAGGTAATgctgtttgattttaaaaagtgcactCCTACATCCTTGTAGTTCAAAGACACACTTGAAAATAAGAACAGTAACTTATTTTAATTACCTTTGATTTTAACTCTTGATTCTTGATATTCATAACCTCCAGATCTAAAGCTgctgttaaaaataattaatagtcATTAGTTATCTTACAGTACTTTTGGAATTCTaagaaaatataattattttgagAGTTGATGAGAATACTGGTGTTAAAAGCAAGTTTATTGCTATCTTTCTAGAAACAGCATGGCAGGCAATCAGTTTTGTAAGTGATTGGAACTGCTAGGTATCATATATATCTGATTGCATTTTTTTGTTGCCAAACAAAAAGGTGAATAATTGATTCCACCAAAATGCTTTACAGgataaagattaaataaaatactttatCAAATATGGATGTAAGATCAAACTGCTCTTTTATCTTGATtgataaaatgaaaattttctgtgGTGGATATTCTATTTACTGGAGTCATTTTCAGGTATTTGCAGCTGCACATAATGTACAATTCTATAATATTTGCAGATGCTGAGACAGAACAGAGAACTGATACAGCAATTTGTTTTCACTTCACTTAGGTCTATTTCAGTGGGCATTGCAAGGCTCTGACTGATTTCAAAGTGTGTTGAATTAGGTCCTTGGATCCCACAACAGAGccttacaaatatttttatttctgaagaaCATTTAATGAAATGTGCTACTAAGAAATATCCTTCTTAGTAAATATTCTGTAGACAAAATACATAGAGTCCCAAACTTTTAATCTCTCAATGacttcaagaaaaggagtactagtggcaccttagagactaaccaatttatttgagcataagctttcgtcaaataaattggttagtctctaaggtgccactagtactcctttttttttgtgaatacagactcacacggctgctactctgaaacctgtcaatgacTTCAAatcacattgaagtcagtggatttaaGAGCACCCTGACTCATCACCTTGCAGAATCAGATTTATAGTGTGATAGAGAAGAAAAAATCCTCCTCTTGAAAAAGAGGATGCTTCCTATGGATCATATTTGAAAtgtgggctcaatcctgcaaggtgttcaGCACTCATGCAAGGTTATGAAGGccctcagcttccactgaagtcagtggaatttaaTGTAGTTAAGCATTTAACTGGAATGATCTGCACCTTACAGGATTTATCCCTATATGCACGGAACATGGAATAAGATATATTGatgtttatttcttatttctagagttctgtttttcaaaataaattcatctaactgaaatagttttttcttcAGGCTGTTTGCTTACCCTCCTTCTCCATCTAGCAGTCGCCTATAGGTCTCAATCTCCATCTCTAGATGTGTCTTGATGCCCAGGAGCTGTTCATATTCTGCATTCTGGCACTCCATTTCAGATCTGATCTGCTTTAATTGTTCCTCCAGATTGCTAATCTGAAGCTGAATTTGTGAAAGCTGAGTACTGTAGTTTCCTTCAGTTTCCGCCAAGGTGCCTTCAAGGGAGCATTTCTATCAGCGCATAACAATGGCATGTTACTGATGAAGCTGAAATGCTTGATTACACACAAGGAAAATTTTCTTTAACAGTGAAAATAATTTATACCAGAGAAgtagaaaaaatatttccctaaTCATAACACttaattagaaataaaattacatttttttctctaTCAGTTTTCAATACCACTAGTTTTTGTGATGAAAATTATTTCTCTGGAAtagtttttcctttctcttctctctttctcactgTAGTTTTTTAGTATTATATTACTAGTTTTTATAATGTTTTATTGCTTTATACACTGCTTCTTCTGTAACACTTTTCTCAAACAATGCAaagtaaaaatgtattaaattaattGGATATGCATGTAAAACAATTTTACTTGTATGTTAAGTTTATGAAAATAAGTGAAAGGTCAAAGTGGGAATATAAGAATTTAATCTGTTTGGTGCGTGATTATCTGCTATACAGGTGTTTGAAAGAAATTCAGATTTGTTCTTATTGGCGAGATGTTGAAGATAAGTAGTTTGGCTATTGACTGCTCTTCTGAAGAAATCCATAAGAGCCTTTTGAAGTTGTCTTTTCAGAGATCAGAATGAATGAAAAATATAGTCACTGAGAGAACATGATGAAACAACTTTATGCCAAAAAGCTGGATGgcattaaatttaatatcctgttgttttttatttacaTTAATGGTTTATCAtatgtaaatattaaaatactgATTAGGCCACCAAGGGATTATTCAATATTCAGCATTCCCCATACACATATTCAGTCATTTTACACTTACTTAAAAGGTGGTGGACCATATTCCATCCTGGattcttgccaaaaaaaaaagttccattgaAAGTGGATAAACTTGCATGTGTGTAATGAAGGTGGAATATTGACCTGTAATGCCTCTTTTGAGGCCATGTCTATTACAAAACTTTATAAAGTGTTTTTGAGACTGTTTAAAACAAATCTGTTTATTTTGATTATTCTTTCTAACTAGTCAAACTCACCACTCTTCCTTCTCTATGGACTTTAGTATTTAGTTTAGAATTACAGTTGTTTCTCTGTGCTTAGAGTAAATATAGGTGAGCTATCAAAACACGTGTCTATATTAGAAACAATTATATATTAAATGCAAATATGCCCTTACATAATGCCAAAGTAGTGGATAAAGCTATTATGGACACTGTAAATGTTTTTAATAAGAATTTTGAATTATAAAAGTTACCTTAAGTGGCAGCTATTACAAACCTTGGCCAGAAGGGCTTGTAGCTCAATGTCCAGGGTTTGGAGAGTACGTTTGATCTCAGTTATTTCATGCCTGGCTGAGTCTGCTGCACCAGCATCATCATAGATttgttgctgcagctgttgacTCTGGAAAAGTCATAATACAATATAATGAATACAGGGTGATGAAACAAATCTTTGGATTTGAATATGCTTTCAGAAAACGTATCAATCATATTGTTACCATTTTATTAAATTGTTCTTCGGCCTCCCTACGATTTTGCTCAGCAAGGGATTCATACTGAGCTCTCATGTCATTCAGAATCTTTGTTAGATCAACTCCTGGAGCAGCATTAATTTCTACATTCACTTCACCTGTAGAGCCACGCTGGAAGCTTTTCATTTCCTGGTTAAATGGAAGACAAggagattttaattttaaatatattgcaaCTGCAGAAGcagggaaaaattaaataactgaaatcagTAAGTGTCAAAATCTGAATGTTTTGAAATAGTAAATTGACCATAAACCATTTCACTTTTAAACCACTtttaaatggaaagactctcattgacttcagtgggagttggactgGGACCTATATTTGCAAAAGGAAGGCAAAGATCTTACTTCCTCATGGTTCTTCTTAAGATACACTAGCTCCTCAGTCAGGCTTTCAAGCTGTGCTTCCAGGTTGGATCTTGTCATAGTCAGATCATCTAGGACTTTACGCAGACTATTAATGTCAGCTTCAATACTTTGGTAAAGGAAAAGCTCATTTTCATACCTTTAAAGTGTTAGGAGAATTTTGAGAATATAATCAGatcagaaagaaaggaaaatctcTTTTTCCTTGCAAGAAAAATATTTGATATTAATAAAGCAGAATTTCATTAGAGAAGATGTGAgaataatgcatttttattatCTGTTTATTTTGTATTCTGGTTTTTATGATTTGGCAAAAGttttaatagtttttttaaaattaaaaatatagctCTATTGCATATAATAGTtataaaattgattttaatattGTTATCATTTTTGGAATAATacttcagatttcttttaataCTAAAAAGTGTAGAGAAAAGTGTCTAAGGACCATATGAGATGATCAGTTTGTAAGCAGCAAACAATGGtgagttctgcttaaaaacaaATGGCATGAGGTGGCCTAAGTTGTTACTACCCCATCATTACTAACTGGTTTTCACTGAACTCACTTAAGTCTGAAGTCATCAGCAGCAAGCTTGGCATTGTCAATCTGCAAGACTATCTTGGCATTGTCAATAGTTGCAGAGATGATCTGGATAAATAGAAAGATAGATAAGGAAAGAGGCAATATTTATATGACTACTATGAAAATATCCTTTGCATTTAATTTTGGGCAAATTTAGAGGCTAacatgaaaaatgcagatttaaaaaataatttgtttatatGCAGTTTAAACATAGAGGGAGACatgatttctttccctttttttaaaattaagtatttCCTTTCCACGTtaacaaattaattttaatgcataaacagtaaaaaaaactaaacattcTTAATAATAAAATAGATACTTTTATAGTCATATTAAATTAACAAGAATTTGTGTGAAAAATAAGTTGGTAGAAATATTACATCTTAAAGTCTACTGCTTTAAGTATTCTTAATGTCAACAGAAAATGATAAATGTCTGAAATTAAGCTGAGCAGAATTTCTCATTTGGTAATAACTCATGCACTGCTTGTGAATTATAGTTTAACACAAGATATGGTTACAAGGTGCATACCATTGTAAAGTGCTGAAAAATTATTTATTACCTGATTCTTAAGATCTTCAATTATCTGGTAATATTTGCTGTAATCACAGCataacccagcagcagcaggatcatGTTTCTCATACCACAGCCGGATTTTATGTTCAAGATCAGCATTTGCCTCCTCCAGAGCACGCACCATATCCAGGTAGTTAGCTAGGCGGTTATTAAGGTTCTGCATGGTTTCCTTTTCGCCACCAGACAGAAGGCTGCCATCAGCTCTACCAAAGGCCCCACTAAAGCCTCCACTATAGCCACTACCCAAGCCCCCAAATGAGCTACTGCGGTAGGCATTTCCATAGCCTCCTCCAACTGATATATTACCAAACCCACCACTATAGCCTCCACCAAAGCCACCACCTGCTCCCCTTCCTAATCCACTCCCTAATCCAACATCGGATCCCCCAGCCAAACCACATACACTCCCACTACCAAAGCTTCTTCCTATGCTGGAGACTCTGACTGATCCACCACCTCCACCAAATGAGGAAACCTGGCTGGATCCACTAGCAATACAAAGAGACATAGTTTTTTAGTGGTGGTCTGAGTTGTTAAAGTGTAACAAAGGCAGCAAAGTAGAGTGAGAGAATGTCTTGGCTAGGCAGTTCCTTTACCTTTTTATACAGAATTATTAGGGTGTTTCTTTCTGGATTCCTCCTACCtatggcaaaatattttttttgccaaCTCAGCATAGTGTTAGCCATGATTGGATGATTTCTCCTCATTAGCATTTAAATCATTGGTGACCGTTCATGTAAAGAGGTTAGTGCCCTGAAGATGTTTGTTATATCAGGAATAGAGAAGGGTGGAACAAAGCAAAAGAATCATTATTACATTTTAATCATAGATGAGTAATTCCTTTGCTTCTTCCAGACCTCAGGCATAACTCTCATAATTCCCCAAGAAGATAGAGCAAAATTTCAAGTGATATATCTTTATCATTCTTACCACCAAACTTATCATTTCTCTCTTTGATaaattaatagggctgtcaagcgattacaaaaattaatcacgattaattgcactgttaataatagaataccatttatttaaatatttttggatgttttctacattttcagatatattgatttcaattacaacacacaatacaaagtgtacagtgctcactttatatttatttttgattacaagtacttgcattgtaaaaaaacaaaagaaatagtatttttcagttcacctaatacaagtactgtagtgcaatctctttatcgtgaaagttgaacttactaatgtagaattatgtacaaaaaataactgcattaaaaaataaaacaatgtaaagctttagagcttgcaagtccactcagtcctacttcttgttcagccaattgctcagacaaacacggttggttacatttgcaggagataatgctgcctgcttcttgtttacaatgtcacctgaaaatgagaacaggtattctcatggcactgttgtagctgacatcacaagtatttacgtgccagaaacgctaaagattcatatgtcccttgatgcttcaagcaccattccagaggacatgcgtccatgcatgcatgacgggttctgcttgataacaatccaaagcagtgcggactgatgcatgttcattttcattttctgagtcagatgccaccagcagaaggttgattttcttttttggtggtttaggttctgtagtttcctcaacggagtgttggtcttttaagacttttgaaagcatgctccacatccacacctcgtccctctcagattttggaaggcacttcagattcttaaaccttgggtcgaatgctgtagctatatttcaaaatctcacattgataacttctttgcgttttgtcaatctgcagtgaaagtgttcttaaaacgaacaacacatgctgggtcatcaactgagactgctataatatgaaatatatggcagaatgcaggtaaaacagaccAGGGGATATACAATTccccctaaggagttcagtcacaaacttaattaacgcattatttttttaacgagcataatcagcatggatgtatgccctctggaatggtggccgaagcatgtaGGGGCATACGAATTTTTAGCATATCTGTCCCggaaataccttgcaatgccggctacaaaagtgccatgcaaatgcctgttctcactttctggtgacattgtaaataagaagagggcagcattgtctcctgaaaatgtaaacaaacttgtttgtcttagctattggctgatcaagaagtaggactgggtggacttgtaggctgtgaagttttacattgttttgtttttgaatgcagttttgtaaccaaaaaaaataaatctacatttgtaaattgcactttcaccacacagagattgcactacagtacttgtatgaggttaactgaaaaatactatttcttttgtttatcttttacaatgcaaatatttgtaatcaagaataatatacattttgatttcaattacaacacagaatacaatatatatgaaaatgtagaaaaaacatccaaaatatttagtaaatttcaattggtattctgttgtttaacagtgtgattaaaactgcgagtaatcgcgattaatttttttgagttaactgcgattaatcgacagccctaataataaataaaagtgcCATTAGTcccaatgtttgtttgtttgatttgcaTGCAGTTTTCCTTCTTAACTGTTGTTCAGGTGGGATCTTCTTAATATTTCTAAGTATGAGCTACTTCAAGACTTCCAGTAAATTTGGGGGCCGACTAAGGGCCTTACATAGGTTCTTCAAATTTGCCTTTACTAATAAAATCATCACCATTATTATCATCTATAATCTTATTTTCAGAGTGCCTTCCTGCAGAAGCAATTTGTGTATTGCATGATATTTGaacacattaaaatattaatcCATTATTATTAAATTTGACCTcttaaaatttaaatgaataaaatgtaGGCATATCCTGGAATTCCCGATGCTTAATTTTTTCTTAGGAGAGGTGGAGAGTGTGGTCAGATATTGGCTGCATATGTCCCAGCTCTGCGTAAATAGAGGAGATAACAGACCTCAATTAAACTGCCCAATAAATCCACAGACTCAGTTTTTAGCCaaggcacctggccaggtttattgtcaatgagGCACGGTCTTAGTATCCTGCAGACTCTACAGGaccactaacacatgtatgcccgtTACAAAGGACCAGCTtggtgaatggcgggactttctgCTCCCCACAAGGCCAGACAAAGACattccctctgagatacatttttataccccagtacaaacaagttatgtaccACCTCTCTGATATAGTTAGGTGCCACACTCTGACGTAGCTAACCACAACCCATTACCTCGTAcctgttggtttgattaaaacatctctatccatcatgctgtcatcctgaccttatttttaaaatgggtcagcatgttcctgttatcttttgGGGAAAGTgttgtgtgacagggtcgggccagatggctagaggagagtaatagaaggcagatatattagccccaggctaagtaggtcccttttccctgggtaaggtaacagggaaggttccagaacaatcaggaagcttctggagacaattaagtcaggctgattagaatacctgcagccaatcaagaagctgctagaatcaattaaggcagactaatcagggcaactgggttttaaaaaggagctcacttcagtttgtggtgtgcgtgtgaggagctgggagcaagagacacgaggagctgagagtgagaacgtggactgttggaggactgaggtgtacaagcattatcagacaccaggaggaaggtcctgtgctgaggataaagaaggtgttgggaggagtccatgggga contains these protein-coding regions:
- the LOC125626644 gene encoding keratin, type I cytoskeletal 27-like, producing the protein MSLCIASGSSQVSSFGGGGGSVRVSSIGRSFGSGSVCGLAGGSDVGLGSGLGRGAGGGFGGGYSGGFGNISVGGGYGNAYRSSSFGGLGSGYSGGFSGAFGRADGSLLSGGEKETMQNLNNRLANYLDMVRALEEANADLEHKIRLWYEKHDPAAAGLCCDYSKYYQIIEDLKNQIISATIDNAKIVLQIDNAKLAADDFRLKYENELFLYQSIEADINSLRKVLDDLTMTRSNLEAQLESLTEELVYLKKNHEEEMKSFQRGSTGEVNVEINAAPGVDLTKILNDMRAQYESLAEQNRREAEEQFNKMSQQLQQQIYDDAGAADSARHEITEIKRTLQTLDIELQALLAKKCSLEGTLAETEGNYSTQLSQIQLQISNLEEQLKQIRSEMECQNAEYEQLLGIKTHLEMEIETYRRLLDGEGGSFRSGGYEYQESRVKIKALPLPEKNSSDLGNFINILFLEPSKTRMVKTIVEELVDGKIVSSKVQSVEERPAK